The Rhea pennata isolate bPtePen1 chromosome Z, bPtePen1.pri, whole genome shotgun sequence genome includes a region encoding these proteins:
- the LOC134153907 gene encoding urea transporter 2-like, giving the protein MFVNNPLSGMMILVGLFIQNPWWTLTGCTGTAVSTLTALTLSQDRSAIAAGLYGYNGLLVGLLMAVYSDKGDYYWWLLLPVGVISMACPVLSSALASVFSKWDLPVFTLPFNIAVTLYLAATGHYNPFFPTTLIQPVTSTPNITWSAINVPLLLQSIPVGVGQVYGCGNPWTGGIFLIALLISSPLICLHAAIGSTVGMLAALTIATPFDSIYLGLHNYNCALACIAIGGMFYALTWQAHLLALACALFCAYSGAAFTNMLSVLGLPLCTWPFCFSALLFLLLTSENPAMYKLPLCKVTYPEANRIYYLRMMMKTALESRREEQKGKESKPSGDSKTQIGGTPLHTPKDSHAY; this is encoded by the exons ATGTTTGTCAATAACCCTCTCAGTGGGATGATGATTTTAGTGGGGCTTTTCATCCAGAATCCCTGGTGGACGCTCACAGGCTGTACTGGTACGGCCGTTTCGACACTAACAGCCCTGACCCTCAGTCAGGACAG GTCAGCCATTGCAGCAGGGCTGTACGGCTATAACGGGCTCTTGGTGGGACTGCTCATGGCCGTCTACTCCGACAAAGGAGATTACTACTGGTGGCTTCTGCTTCCTGTGGGGGTTATATCCATGGCCTG tccaGTCCTGTCTAGCGCTTTGGCATCAGTCTTCAGTAAATGGGACCTTCCTGTTTTCACTCTGCCTTTCAATATTGCAGTTACTTTGTATTTGGCAGCCACAGGACACTACAATCCCTTCTTCCCTACAACCCTCATCCAGCCTGTAACATCAACACCCAACATCACTTGGTCTGCAATCAATGTGCCCCTG cttttgcaatCCATTCCGGTCGGTGTCGGTCAAGTATATGGTTGTGGAAACCCCTGGACTGGAGGCATCTTCCTCATTGCTTTACTAATCTCCTCCCCACTGATTTGCTTACATGCTGCAATCGGATCAACAGTGGGGATGCTGGCAG CACTGACCATTGCAACACCGTTTGACAGCATCTACCTCGGCTTACACAACTATAACTGTGCACTTGCTTGCATTGCGATTGGAGGAATGTTCTATGCCCTGACCTGGCAGGCTCATCTGCTGGCCCTTGCCTGTG CATTATTTTGTGCCTACTCTGGAGCAGCTTTTACTAATATGCTATCTGTG CTGGGATTACCGCTCTGCACCTGGcctttttgcttctctgcacttctctttctgctgcttaCTTCAGAGAACCCAGCCATGTACAAACTCCCACTCTGCAAAGTCACCTATCCAGAGGCCAACCGGATCTATTACTTGAGGATGATGATGAAAACAGCAttggagagcagaagagaggagcagaaaggaaaggagtcGAAACCCTCTGGTGATTCGAAAACCCAAATTGGAGGCACCCCACTGCACACTCCAAAAGACAGCCATGCTTACTGA